Genomic DNA from Paenibacillus sp. KS-LC4:
TTAAGGGTACGGTTTCGGCAAAAGCAAGAAACTTGTCATAATCGCTGGCGTCGCCCGTTATCCGTTGCTCCTCAATGCCATTAGCCCGCATTAAGCGCCACTTGTAATGATCCCCAGATAACCAAACCTCCGTAACATTACGATATTTCTTATTCTCATATATTTCTTGTGGACTCAAATGACAGTGATAATCAATAATGGGCATCTGTTTCGCGTATTCATGATACAAAGAAACAGCAATCGGACTATCCAACAAAAAGCTTTCATCCATAAATACTTTCTCCACAATCCATCGACTCCTTTTTAGTGAATAATCATAAATAAGTTTCAAGGCAGTCTCCTGCTGCAAAACTGATGAACGCTTTCAATCTAAATACTCACCATTTCTTTCCGCCTTGCGAACGGCGTCATACACGTTCTTGAGCGGAACGCCATGTGTCCTCGCTACTTGCTTGCAATCCTCATATTCCGGTGCCCATTGGACAACTTTATCACCGTGTATCCCTTTTTTCACCGTTATCGGTCCCCATTCGGTCTGCACAGTTATAAAGACTCGCTTTAGGCGATGAACGGACAGTGGATAATATCGGATACCCAATGTCGTGGTCTCTCTGAATAAAATGCTTTTCATTTCATCCAAGTTGCATTCAGAGCAGAGCAGTTGCAGAAGCGTGCCTGGCCTGTTTTTTTTCATATAGATTGGTGTGTAATAGACATCATTTGCTCCATGCTCGAAGAGGAGCTCCATCACGTAGCCCAATTGTTCTCCCGACATGTCATCCAAGTTCACTTCTATTTTCACCATTTCACAATCAATATGCTCGTCTGGCGGCGGCAATTGCTTTCCCATTAGGAATACTCCTCTTCACTGTTGATCTAATTATTCGCCAATCATCACGCGCAGTACGTTAGGCTGTTCATGGAATGTCTTTGTTCCGGCCCCATAACCGATAGAGGCTATCTTAAGCGAAGGCATTGGGCCGAAGCTTTCTGCCAGAACCGAAACAATCCCGGCTCCGGTAGGTGTTGTTAGCTCGGCTCTTATATGCGACTGCTCAATTGGAATACCTTTTAGCATTTCGAGCGTAGCAGGTGCTGGCACAGGATATAATCCGTGATCAATACGAATTTTGCCAATGCCGACTGGTACTGCAGAGCATGTAATTTTTGAAATATGCAGCTGATTAATCAGAATAGCCGCCCCAACAATATCGACTATTGAATCTACAGCCCCCACCTCATGGAAGTGAACCCGCTCTAACGGAATGCCGTGAATATTAGCCTCAGCTTCTCCTATTTTACGGAAAATCGACAGTGCCATTTGCTTAACCTTTTCATCCAGTGTGGAATCCTCAATTAGACGAGTAATTTCCTTATATGCCCGATGTTCATGATGATGGTCGTGAGGGTGATTATGGTCATGATGATGTTCATGATGGTGGTCGTGATGGCGACTATGGTCATGACTATGATGGTGTTGGTCATGGCTGTGATTATGAGAATGGCCATGATCGTGGGTATGGCTATGCTCATGGGAATGACTATGGGAATGGGTATGCTCTTGGCTATGCTCATGGGAATGACTGTGGGAATGGGTATGCTCATGTGCATCCTCGTTTGATAAAGGCTGGAGCACGACATCGAATTTCACAGCCGTAATACCGTTTTTGACAACCGTTTCCCGCTTGAGCTCATACTCACCGTTAATGGGAAGCTTACTTAATTCCTCCTTGAGCAGCTGCAGATCGCCGCCTGCATCAAGTAAAGCTCCAATGAACATATCTCCGCTGATACCGGAGAAGCAGTCAATGTATAATGTTTTCATGTCAGCGTTCCCCTTTGTGTATGAGTTGATGGATAAGCGCAGCGTTGTAGCCGCCACCGAAGCCGTTATCAATATTGACGACACTAATGCCTGAAGCACAAGAATTGAGCATAGTAAGCAATGCCGACAAACCGTTAAAGCTTGCTCCGTACCCAACGCTTGTTGGAACGGCAATGACGGGATGCGATACTAAGCCGCCTACTACACTCGCAAGCGCACCCTCCATTCCGGCTACAACAACAGAAACCGTCGCTTGCTGAATTTCCTCAGCATGATGAAGAAGACGATGAATTCCGGCAACTCCAACGTCATAAATACGATGCACCTTACTCCCAAGCACCTCTGCTGTAACTGCCGCCTCCTCCGCAACGCTTATATCGGAAGTTCCAGCTGCGATTACGGCTATATACCCTTGTCGTTCGATGCGTAATGGCTCGTCGCGTTTCCAATACAGAAGGCGAGACGTACCGTCATAGATAAAATCTGGACGTATACTTCTAATCGCATCGGCTTTCTCCTCAGTAATTCGTGTCACAAGCACCTCATTGTTTTGCTCTTGCAGCGATTGAGCAATGCCAATAATGTGGTCTACAGACTTGTTCTCGCCATATATAATTTCGGGGAACCCTTGTCGTTTTTTCCTATGATGGTCAACCTTGGCAAAGCCGAGATTTTCGAACGGTGCCATTTGCTTCAGAGCGTCCTCAATACTCATGCTTCCATCCTGTACCTGCTTTAGAATGCTTTCTAGCATACTTGCTGTCTACCTCCTAGCAGCCCTGAGCCGCTCAGAATAAAGGCACGATACGTGCTGCCAATTCTGCATACCGCTCATAAATCTCTTCATATTTCATGGCGTTCTTGCGAATGGGGAGCACAGCATCGCTCATTGGAATATTGTTTTTAATATCTTCAAAACGCTTCTCTTCTTTCATTCCAACCAAAGCAGTCCATGCTGCTCCCCATGCTGCGCTGTGATGGTTCTCTGATACACAAATCGACGTATCGAATACATCAGCCATCATTTGAAGCCAAATGGGAGATCGAGCCAAACCACCACTTACATAAATTTGCTTAGGAGGACCCGCTAGCTTCTCAAGCGCTTGGGAGATTTGAAATAAATTGAACGTAATGCCTTCCAACACGGCTCTTACATAATGAGCTTTCGTATGCGACATCGTCATGCCGTAGAAGTTGCCTCTAGCTCGCTGATTCCAAAGCGGAGCCCGCTCACCGTTAATAAAAGGCAGGAATAAAAGCCCCTCAGCCCCGGGGGGAGCTTGATCCGCTTCTTCCAAGAAGCTTTCGTAGCTGCCTGTATCGTTCAGCAATTGCTTTAGCCATTGCAGCGCAATGCCGCCATTGTTCGTTGGCCCGCCAATAATATAAGAATCGCTAGTGAAGGAATAACAGAACGTCTCCCCGCCTGGACTGACCTTCGCTTCATTCGTAAATTGCCGAATTGCTCCACTCGTTCCAACGGTTACAGCCACCTCGCCTGCCAATAGCGCTCCAGTTCCCAGATTGGACAATTGACCGTCAGCAGCTCCGATAACAAAGGATACAGATGGAGCTAATCCCATTCGCTCCGCGAGATCATCCATCGGCTCTCCCAATACGGTCGTTGGAGGTACAAGCTCGGACAGCTGCTCTGTCTGGACACCTGCAAGCTTCAATAGCTCCTTATCCCATTCTAAAGTCGTTGGATTAAACAAGCCTGTAGCAGAAGCCATCGAATAGTCGATTAAGCGCTTCCCAAACCAGCAATAAATAATATATTCCTTAATCGACATGAAGTACGAAGCTTGCTGATAGGCTTCATCTTGTACTTCCCTCATCCACAGCAGCTTCAGGAAAGGTGTCATCGGATGAATAGGTGTTCCGGTCTTCGCATACAACCGGTTTCGTGTCTCTACCGTCATCTGGTCAGCTTGCTCTGTTCCTCTGCCATCCGCCCAAATGAATGCGGCAGAAAGCGGCTTTCCCTCCTCACTTACAGGCAATAATGAATGCATGGCAGCAGAGAAGCCGACTGCAATGATCTGCTCTTTAGCAAGCTTCGCCTTGGTCACAGCCTCCCTTACAGCTTGAACAGCTAACCGTTCAATCGCAGCGGCGTCCTGCTGCGCCCAGCCCTGCTGAGGATAATCCGTAACGATCATCAATTCCGCTTCAGTAATGATATTTCCGATTCGGTCGAATAGGCATGCCTTCACGCTTGTTGTTCCGATATCCAGTCCCATTACATAGTTAGACATGCGCATCCCTTCCTTTTCACAAATCGAGTGAAGCTTCAGCTTCCAGATTAAGAGACTTGTTCATACTTCCACTCTGATAGCCAAGCAAATCCAAAGTAACAAATTTATAGCCATATGACTGTAGGCGCTCAACGATTGTTTGATGATTGAGCAGTACCGCTGCCATATCACTGGCTTCGACTTCAATTCGAGCAATATCCTTATGTGTCCTTACACGAACCTGACGAATATGAAGCGATTTCAAATAGGCTTCAGCACGCTCCACCTTTTGCAGCTTCTCATTCGTAATCGTCTCCCCGTACGCAATTCTAGACGATAGGCATGCGAAGGAAGGCTTATCCCATGTCGGCAATCCAAAGGAGCTGGAAAGCTCGCGAATCTCAGCCTTGAACAAGCCCGCTTCCAATAAGGGCCCACGGACGCCTCTTTCCTTGGCAGCCTGCATACCCGGACGATGCTCATTCATATCGTCTGCGATTACGCCATATACAATATTGGCGAATCCTCTCTCCTCAAGAAGAGGAAGCAGGTGGTCGAATAGACTGCTCTTACAGAAATAACAACGGTTTTTATTATTTTCGGAATAGCCGGGAATCGCGAGCTCAGAGGTTGATATAATCTCGTGACGTACCCCAATAAGCGCCGCTAACTGCTGAGCTTCCTTTAACTCGCTTGTCGGATACGTTTCAGAATCGGCCGTAACGGCGAGTACATGCTGCTCACCCAACGTATCTACGGCAGCCTTAAGTAAAAATGTGCTATCAACGCCTCCTGAGAATGCTACGACAACCGATCCCATCTCTTGCAATATACTTTGCAGGACAACATATTTATCCATAGCCACCTTCTAGCCCCCTCACTAAATCGTCATGCTGCCAAAGCCTCCGTCCACACGCAAGAGCGTTCCAGTAACAAATCCGGATGCTTTTTCTGAAGCGAGCCAAACAGCTGCCCCTTGAAGCTCCTCTGGTTTACCGAAACGATTCATCGGTGTATGCCTCATAATGGAGGCGACACGCTCCTCGCTTAATATTTTCCGGTTCTGTTCCGCAGGGAAAAACCCTGGAATAATCGCGTTTACCCGAATTCCTTGCTCGGCGAACTCACGAGCGAGAAATTGCGTTACGCTATTTAAGCCAGCTTTAGACACGGAATATGTGAAAACCTTCGATAATGGGGTTATAGACGATACAGACGAGATGTTCACAATACTGCCTTGCCGTCCTTGCTCAATCATCCGTTTCGCGAATACTTGACACGTAAGCACGATGCCCTTCAAATTCACATCCATAATGTCATCCCATTCCTCCATTTCCAGCTCA
This window encodes:
- the larB gene encoding nickel pincer cofactor biosynthesis protein LarB, with protein sequence MLESILKQVQDGSMSIEDALKQMAPFENLGFAKVDHHRKKRQGFPEIIYGENKSVDHIIGIAQSLQEQNNEVLVTRITEEKADAIRSIRPDFIYDGTSRLLYWKRDEPLRIERQGYIAVIAAGTSDISVAEEAAVTAEVLGSKVHRIYDVGVAGIHRLLHHAEEIQQATVSVVVAGMEGALASVVGGLVSHPVIAVPTSVGYGASFNGLSALLTMLNSCASGISVVNIDNGFGGGYNAALIHQLIHKGER
- a CDS encoding gluconokinase; translated protein: MSNYVMGLDIGTTSVKACLFDRIGNIITEAELMIVTDYPQQGWAQQDAAAIERLAVQAVREAVTKAKLAKEQIIAVGFSAAMHSLLPVSEEGKPLSAAFIWADGRGTEQADQMTVETRNRLYAKTGTPIHPMTPFLKLLWMREVQDEAYQQASYFMSIKEYIIYCWFGKRLIDYSMASATGLFNPTTLEWDKELLKLAGVQTEQLSELVPPTTVLGEPMDDLAERMGLAPSVSFVIGAADGQLSNLGTGALLAGEVAVTVGTSGAIRQFTNEAKVSPGGETFCYSFTSDSYIIGGPTNNGGIALQWLKQLLNDTGSYESFLEEADQAPPGAEGLLFLPFINGERAPLWNQRARGNFYGMTMSHTKAHYVRAVLEGITFNLFQISQALEKLAGPPKQIYVSGGLARSPIWLQMMADVFDTSICVSENHHSAAWGAAWTALVGMKEEKRFEDIKNNIPMSDAVLPIRKNAMKYEEIYERYAELAARIVPLF
- the larE gene encoding ATP-dependent sacrificial sulfur transferase LarE, yielding MAMDKYVVLQSILQEMGSVVVAFSGGVDSTFLLKAAVDTLGEQHVLAVTADSETYPTSELKEAQQLAALIGVRHEIISTSELAIPGYSENNKNRCYFCKSSLFDHLLPLLEERGFANIVYGVIADDMNEHRPGMQAAKERGVRGPLLEAGLFKAEIRELSSSFGLPTWDKPSFACLSSRIAYGETITNEKLQKVERAEAYLKSLHIRQVRVRTHKDIARIEVEASDMAAVLLNHQTIVERLQSYGYKFVTLDLLGYQSGSMNKSLNLEAEASLDL
- a CDS encoding SDR family oxidoreductase; its protein translation is MANLFDLTGKTAVVIGGNGVLGSAIAAGLADHGAQVAIVGRNFEKAQSIAEEMAKSGGSVKAFQADVGSKESLLQLSAEIEAWSGGCDILFNAPGKNSPTPFFELEMEEWDDIMDVNLKGIVLTCQVFAKRMIEQGRQGSIVNISSVSSITPLSKVFTYSVSKAGLNSVTQFLAREFAEQGIRVNAIIPGFFPAEQNRKILSEERVASIMRHTPMNRFGKPEELQGAAVWLASEKASGFVTGTLLRVDGGFGSMTI